A single window of Methylacidimicrobium sp. AP8 DNA harbors:
- a CDS encoding phosphate-starvation-inducible PsiE family protein → MERPETALVRCEFGRGLLQKALLRFFRIAVAAAFNLIILLLLVGLGIEIVRSIGELAPTLVGAAPAWSFRNLVARTLSLVVLLELLRAFVEYFQFDRIRLHVLLEAAAAFVLRELMLSLFDEKISGVNVLIWSVAVVVLVIGRSIALFSSPQNLWPPSGKRPLPETRAEGSQAGRPMVD, encoded by the coding sequence ATGGAACGCCCGGAAACCGCTCTTGTCCGCTGCGAATTCGGCCGGGGCCTCCTGCAGAAGGCCCTTCTCCGCTTCTTCCGGATCGCGGTCGCCGCCGCCTTCAACCTGATCATCCTCCTGCTGCTGGTCGGACTGGGGATCGAGATCGTCCGGAGCATCGGGGAGCTCGCTCCGACGCTGGTGGGAGCCGCCCCGGCCTGGAGCTTCCGCAACCTGGTCGCCAGAACGCTCTCGCTTGTCGTGCTCCTCGAGCTCTTGCGCGCCTTCGTCGAGTACTTCCAATTCGATCGGATCCGGCTCCACGTGCTCTTGGAGGCGGCGGCCGCTTTCGTCTTGCGCGAGCTGATGCTCTCGCTCTTCGACGAAAAGATCTCCGGGGTCAACGTGCTCATTTGGAGCGTCGCGGTGGTCGTCCTTGTGATCGGTCGGTCGATCGCGCTCTTTTCCTCTCCGCAGAATCTCTGGCCCCCATCCGGCAAGCGGCCGCTTCCGGAAACGCGCGCCGAGGGCTCCCAAGCCGGCCGCCCGATGGTCGACTAG
- a CDS encoding IS1380 family transposase: MTECSQETFAFTDHFSRRVEAGFTAGRISSDGGAILLREADRKIGLLRRLEGCFVDRRHPKRIVHRVREMLAQRIFGIAMGYEDLDDHEQLRTDPLVALLSGKSDLEEDLAGKSTLNRLELVGRSERYHKIDYSAEAIDRLLVDLYLQSHPQPPEEVVLDLDATDIPLYGHQPERFFHGYYDSYCYLPLYIFAGDQLLGVRLRPSNQDASAGSLTEVSRIVEQLRTRWPGVRIVLRADSGFCREEIMAWCEANQVDYLFGLARNERLCRTIQGSMEQARRLHESSGKSARFFTEFAYRTLSSWSRERRVVAKAEYLEALRRLGLRGTDWAEAQVDTLRLKLFKIGTLVRVSVRRVFLSMSSAYPWKSLFTHLFRVLRC, from the coding sequence CTGACAGAGTGTAGCCAAGAGACTTTTGCGTTTACAGATCATTTTTCGCGACGGGTGGAAGCGGGATTTACCGCGGGTCGGATCTCCAGCGATGGGGGCGCAATTCTGTTGCGGGAAGCGGATCGGAAGATCGGTTTGTTAAGACGGTTAGAGGGTTGCTTCGTGGATCGACGCCATCCGAAACGCATTGTGCATCGGGTACGGGAGATGCTTGCCCAGCGCATTTTCGGGATTGCGATGGGCTACGAAGACCTCGACGACCATGAGCAGTTGCGGACCGATCCGCTGGTTGCTCTCCTGAGCGGGAAAAGCGATCTGGAAGAGGATCTGGCGGGCAAGAGCACGCTCAACCGGCTGGAACTGGTGGGTCGAAGCGAGCGCTACCACAAGATCGACTACTCGGCCGAAGCGATCGACCGTCTTCTGGTCGATCTCTACCTCCAATCGCATCCCCAGCCCCCTGAGGAGGTGGTGCTCGATCTGGATGCGACCGACATCCCCCTTTACGGACATCAGCCGGAGCGCTTCTTCCATGGTTACTACGACTCCTACTGCTATTTGCCGCTCTACATCTTTGCTGGCGATCAACTCCTTGGCGTCCGGCTTCGGCCATCGAACCAGGATGCGTCGGCGGGCTCCCTTACGGAGGTGAGCCGGATCGTGGAACAACTCCGTACCCGTTGGCCCGGAGTCCGGATCGTGCTCCGGGCCGATTCGGGCTTCTGCCGGGAAGAGATCATGGCTTGGTGCGAAGCCAATCAAGTCGACTACCTCTTCGGCTTGGCGCGCAACGAGCGCTTGTGCCGGACCATTCAGGGGTCGATGGAGCAAGCCCGTCGTCTGCACGAGTCGAGTGGCAAGTCGGCCCGCTTCTTTACCGAGTTTGCCTACCGCACCTTGAGCAGCTGGTCGAGGGAGCGCCGGGTGGTCGCCAAAGCCGAGTACCTGGAAGCGCTGCGACGGCTCGGTCTGCGAGGAACGGACTGGGCCGAGGCCCAGGTCGACACCCTACGGCTCAAGCTCTTTAAGATCGGCACGCTGGTCCGCGTCAGCGTCCGCCGCGTCTTCCTCTCGATGAGCAGCGCCTATCCTTGGAAGAGCCTCTTTACTCACCTCTTCCGAGTGCTGCGTTGTTGA
- the hypE gene encoding hydrogenase expression/formation protein HypE, whose protein sequence is MNPGFSCPLPKLDFSEIQLGHGSGGVLMQKLLEPVFGLFGSPELAERHDGAVVAAGGRIAMTTDSFVVSPLFFPGGDIGRLAVHGTVNDLAMCGARPRYLALGLILEEGLPVADLWKVLCSIRQAAAECSVAIVTGDTKVVERGKGDGIFLHTTGIGDLHPRAAISAGRIREGDRILLNGPVGDHGAAILSVREGLSFESTIASDTAPLHDAVLRLLDRFGPQIHFLRDATRGGLATVLAEAAQQSHRGIEVDEASIPVEDPVASACEILGIDPLYVACEGRFAAVVASGVAEEAVAELRRNGWPQAAVIGRVVGEHPGKALLRSAIGGRCPLPLLPGEQLPRIC, encoded by the coding sequence ATGAATCCAGGCTTCTCCTGTCCGCTGCCGAAGCTCGACTTCTCCGAGATCCAGCTCGGCCACGGGAGCGGCGGGGTGTTGATGCAGAAGCTGCTCGAGCCCGTTTTCGGCTTGTTCGGCAGTCCTGAGCTTGCCGAAAGGCATGACGGGGCGGTGGTGGCCGCGGGGGGCCGCATCGCGATGACGACCGACAGCTTCGTCGTTTCTCCCCTCTTCTTCCCCGGAGGAGACATCGGCAGGCTCGCCGTCCACGGGACGGTCAACGACCTGGCGATGTGCGGCGCCCGGCCCCGTTATCTGGCCTTGGGATTGATCTTGGAGGAGGGGCTTCCGGTCGCGGACCTCTGGAAGGTTCTCTGCTCGATTCGGCAGGCCGCCGCCGAATGTTCGGTGGCGATCGTGACCGGCGACACGAAGGTCGTCGAAAGGGGCAAGGGCGACGGGATCTTTCTGCACACGACCGGAATAGGGGATCTCCACCCCCGCGCCGCGATCTCGGCCGGGAGAATCCGGGAAGGCGACCGGATCCTTCTCAACGGGCCGGTGGGCGACCATGGCGCGGCGATCCTCTCGGTGCGGGAAGGCCTCTCCTTCGAATCGACGATCGCGAGCGACACCGCTCCCTTGCACGATGCGGTTCTCCGGCTGCTCGACCGGTTCGGGCCGCAGATCCACTTCCTGCGCGATGCCACCCGGGGGGGGCTGGCCACCGTCCTGGCGGAGGCGGCCCAGCAGAGCCACCGGGGGATCGAGGTCGACGAGGCGTCGATTCCGGTGGAGGATCCGGTCGCCTCGGCCTGCGAGATCCTGGGAATCGATCCGCTCTACGTGGCTTGCGAAGGGCGGTTCGCCGCCGTGGTCGCCTCCGGGGTCGCGGAGGAGGCGGTTGCCGAGCTCAGGAGGAACGGGTGGCCGCAGGCCGCCGTCATCGGGCGAGTCGTCGGAGAGCATCCGGGCAAGGCGCTCCTGCGGAGCGCGATCGGCGGGCGGTGCCCGCTCCCGCTCCTGCCGGGCGAGCAGCTGCCGCGGATCTGCTAG
- the hypD gene encoding hydrogenase formation protein HypD: MKLLSEYRDPVLVGRILARIGERVTRPWRIMEVCGGQTHNLVKYGILSLLPKEITLVHGPGCPVCVTSLRLVDQAVELAERGVALCSYGDMLRVPGSRKSLREAKASGADVRMVYSPLEAVRMARENPAKEFVFFAIGFETTAPANGLAVVHAAREGLRNFSLLSAHVLVPPAMEALLADPDCRIDGFLAAGHVCTVMGYEEYEELAARHRVPIVVTGFEPLDLLEGILELVVLLEEGRATAQNAYRRVVRREGNPEARALLARVFARVDREWRGIGTIPGSGLDLRPEWKAFDARLKFALDSGGRGAASGCRAGLILKGILKPHQCPLFGKECTPITPKGAPMVSSEGACAAYYHFAGIGSGEGAGSAGGGQT, encoded by the coding sequence ATGAAGCTGCTCTCCGAGTATCGGGATCCGGTGCTCGTCGGGCGGATCTTGGCCCGGATCGGCGAACGAGTCACCCGCCCTTGGCGGATCATGGAGGTCTGCGGCGGGCAGACGCACAACCTAGTCAAGTATGGGATCCTCTCGCTTCTGCCGAAGGAGATCACGCTCGTCCACGGACCGGGCTGCCCGGTCTGCGTCACTTCCCTTCGCCTGGTCGACCAAGCCGTGGAGCTCGCCGAGCGGGGGGTCGCCCTCTGCTCCTACGGGGACATGCTGCGGGTTCCCGGTTCGCGGAAGAGCCTGCGGGAAGCCAAGGCGTCCGGAGCGGATGTGCGCATGGTCTACTCTCCCTTGGAGGCCGTGCGGATGGCGCGGGAGAACCCTGCCAAGGAGTTTGTTTTCTTTGCGATCGGCTTCGAGACGACGGCTCCCGCCAACGGCCTTGCGGTCGTTCATGCGGCCCGGGAGGGCCTGCGCAACTTCTCGCTCCTTTCCGCCCATGTGCTCGTTCCGCCCGCGATGGAAGCGCTCTTGGCCGATCCCGACTGCCGGATCGACGGCTTCCTGGCCGCAGGCCACGTCTGCACCGTCATGGGATACGAGGAGTACGAGGAGCTGGCCGCGCGCCACCGGGTGCCGATCGTGGTCACGGGCTTCGAGCCGCTCGACCTGCTCGAGGGGATCCTCGAGCTGGTCGTCCTGTTGGAAGAGGGAAGGGCGACGGCGCAAAACGCCTATCGCCGGGTAGTCCGCCGGGAGGGGAATCCGGAGGCGCGGGCCCTGCTGGCGCGGGTGTTCGCCCGCGTCGATCGGGAGTGGAGGGGGATCGGCACGATCCCCGGGAGCGGGCTCGATCTACGCCCGGAGTGGAAGGCCTTCGACGCGCGCCTCAAGTTTGCGCTCGATTCCGGCGGAAGGGGGGCGGCAAGCGGCTGCCGGGCCGGGCTGATCCTCAAGGGGATTCTCAAGCCGCACCAGTGCCCGCTCTTCGGCAAGGAGTGCACCCCGATAACCCCCAAGGGGGCGCCCATGGTCTCCTCGGAGGGAGCCTGCGCCGCCTACTATCATTTCGCCGGGATCGGCTCGGGGGAGGGAGCCGGAAGCGCGGGCGGCGGCCAAACATGA
- a CDS encoding HypC/HybG/HupF family hydrogenase formation chaperone: protein MCLAIPGELKEIYTPFPGGFRMGKASFGGVVKEVNLELLPEAREGDYVLVHVGLAIARVDAEEAEKTFALLREMGEVEEVEEAARAPTDGGDDRGGPP from the coding sequence ATGTGCTTGGCAATTCCTGGCGAACTGAAGGAGATCTATACCCCGTTTCCGGGCGGCTTCCGGATGGGAAAGGCGAGCTTCGGCGGGGTGGTCAAGGAGGTGAACCTCGAGCTCTTGCCGGAGGCGCGGGAGGGGGATTACGTCCTGGTCCATGTGGGGCTGGCGATCGCCCGGGTGGACGCGGAGGAAGCGGAAAAGACCTTCGCCCTGCTGCGGGAGATGGGAGAGGTTGAGGAGGTGGAAGAAGCAGCCCGGGCGCCGACAGACGGCGGAGACGACCGGGGGGGCCCGCCATGA
- the hypF gene encoding carbamoyltransferase HypF, producing the protein MGFRPFVYRLARASGLAGWVTNGADGVHIQVEGEAEALERFCAALVRDYPPIASVTGVEIREVSPEASSAFAVRESRQGGRATVLLLPDLDLCERCRREMSDPENRRFRYPFITCTDCGPRYSIIRALPYDRERTTMDRFRMCPECAREYGDPADRRFYSQTNSCPACGVRVTLLDPQGRVAASGSGAIEGAADRIARGQIVALKGIGGYLLLVDAENGKAVAELRRRKHRPTKPLALLFADPDRIRQEVQLRPEEERWLLRREKPILILQRRSGPSRIAPGVAPGEDTLGIMLPSAPLPALLLDRLGGPVVATSANLSGCPILTTEAEMLGPAGGVSDAILSHDREIATPLDDSVARLSPFFGRPILLRRARGFAPLYLPRGFAVDSDAAVLAMGAQQKATVCLAHQGNIYLSQYLGNLESWEAQEHFRSALAHLRRLLSFDPQRIVVDLHPGYVSSEEGAAIARELGLPLEKVQHHRAHFWAVLAENSLLWGREPVLGVIWDGTGLGEDGVIWGGEFFLWRDGRMERAAHFEEFPLLLGEKAIREPRLAALGLWRSSEAMEGVLAAKFRPAERSVYRDLLERGSALRTTSVGRLFDGVASLLGLCDRASYEGEAAGRLETLAVRRARSLGGIRKGTKPGTPYPLTVSPAGTVRLEELLAGVACDRQRGVPPEEIAFRFHLSLAEVAGRVAERTGCRRMALAGGVFQNGLLVDLIDALWGDRFSVYICRELSPNDESISFGQMVASAWAAGRLRERSPTSAGRAMTGGKEGG; encoded by the coding sequence GTGGGGTTCCGGCCCTTTGTTTACCGGCTGGCGCGTGCGTCGGGGCTGGCCGGCTGGGTGACCAACGGTGCCGACGGGGTCCACATCCAGGTGGAGGGGGAGGCGGAGGCGCTGGAGCGCTTCTGCGCGGCCCTGGTCCGGGACTATCCCCCCATCGCGTCGGTGACCGGCGTGGAGATCCGGGAGGTGTCGCCCGAGGCGAGCTCCGCCTTCGCGGTGCGGGAGAGCCGGCAAGGGGGCAGGGCGACGGTCCTGCTGCTTCCCGATCTCGACCTCTGCGAGCGTTGCCGGCGGGAGATGTCCGATCCCGAGAACCGCCGGTTTCGCTATCCCTTTATCACCTGCACCGATTGCGGTCCGCGCTACTCGATCATTCGCGCTCTCCCCTACGATCGCGAGCGGACCACGATGGACCGCTTCCGGATGTGCCCGGAATGCGCCCGTGAATACGGCGACCCCGCCGATCGGCGCTTCTACTCCCAAACCAATTCCTGCCCCGCCTGCGGGGTGAGGGTCACGCTGCTCGACCCGCAAGGACGGGTTGCGGCTTCCGGGAGCGGGGCGATCGAGGGAGCCGCCGACCGAATCGCTCGAGGCCAAATCGTCGCCCTCAAAGGAATCGGCGGATATCTCCTCCTGGTCGACGCGGAGAACGGGAAAGCCGTGGCCGAGCTGCGCCGGAGGAAGCACCGCCCGACCAAACCCCTGGCCCTGCTCTTCGCCGATCCCGACCGAATCCGGCAGGAGGTCCAACTTCGCCCGGAAGAAGAGCGGTGGCTGCTGCGCCGCGAGAAGCCGATCCTGATTCTGCAGCGGAGGAGTGGCCCGAGCCGGATCGCCCCCGGTGTCGCGCCGGGCGAGGATACCCTGGGGATCATGCTTCCCTCTGCACCGCTGCCCGCCCTGCTTCTCGACCGGCTCGGCGGCCCGGTCGTGGCGACGAGCGCCAATCTATCGGGATGCCCGATCTTGACGACCGAGGCGGAGATGCTCGGCCCGGCGGGCGGGGTCTCCGATGCGATCCTAAGCCACGACCGGGAAATCGCCACTCCGTTGGATGATTCGGTGGCCCGGCTTTCTCCTTTTTTCGGCCGTCCCATCCTCTTGCGCCGCGCCAGGGGATTCGCCCCGCTCTACCTGCCTCGGGGTTTCGCCGTCGATTCGGACGCGGCCGTTCTGGCGATGGGCGCGCAGCAGAAGGCGACCGTCTGCCTGGCGCATCAGGGGAACATCTATCTCTCTCAATACCTGGGGAATCTCGAGAGCTGGGAGGCCCAGGAGCATTTCCGCAGCGCGCTCGCCCATCTCCGGCGTCTTCTCTCCTTCGATCCGCAACGGATCGTGGTCGACCTCCACCCGGGATACGTCTCGAGCGAGGAGGGAGCGGCCATCGCCCGGGAACTGGGTCTCCCTTTGGAGAAGGTGCAGCACCACCGGGCCCATTTCTGGGCGGTGTTGGCGGAGAACTCCCTGCTCTGGGGACGGGAGCCGGTCCTGGGGGTTATCTGGGACGGGACCGGGCTCGGAGAGGACGGCGTGATTTGGGGAGGCGAGTTTTTTCTTTGGCGCGACGGCAGGATGGAGCGGGCGGCCCACTTCGAGGAGTTTCCGCTCCTTTTGGGCGAGAAGGCGATTCGGGAGCCGCGCCTTGCGGCGCTCGGCCTCTGGCGCTCCAGCGAAGCTATGGAAGGAGTGCTCGCCGCGAAGTTCCGTCCGGCCGAACGGTCCGTCTACCGTGATCTTCTGGAGCGGGGAAGCGCTTTGCGAACGACGAGCGTCGGCCGGCTCTTCGACGGGGTTGCGAGCCTCCTCGGCCTATGCGACCGGGCTTCCTATGAAGGAGAGGCGGCGGGGCGGCTCGAGACGCTGGCGGTCCGCCGCGCCCGATCGCTGGGAGGGATCAGGAAAGGGACGAAGCCCGGCACCCCCTATCCGCTGACGGTCTCCCCGGCGGGGACCGTGCGGCTGGAGGAGCTGCTGGCAGGGGTCGCCTGCGATCGGCAGCGCGGCGTGCCTCCGGAGGAGATCGCGTTCCGCTTCCATCTTTCCCTGGCCGAAGTTGCCGGGCGGGTCGCCGAGCGGACCGGCTGCCGGAGGATGGCGCTGGCCGGAGGGGTCTTCCAGAACGGGCTCCTGGTCGACCTGATCGACGCTTTGTGGGGCGATCGGTTTTCGGTCTATATTTGCCGGGAGCTTTCGCCGAACGACGAAAGCATCTCCTTCGGCCAGATGGTCGCTTCGGCCTGGGCGGCCGGCCGGCTTAGGGAGAGAAGCCCGACGTCTGCGGGCAGGGCGATGACGGGCGGAAAGGAAGGGGGCTAG
- a CDS encoding nickel transporter, translated as MDFLLAAAFGAGLLAGIVHALTGPDHLAAIAPLSLERRSGAWRIGLSWGLGHSGGVWVLSVLALGLRGAVPTAVLSHWGERLVGAVLVAIGVWSCRRALRSRIALPLSAPGDSFSFRAEADRAGRTHRHPAPLGIGLLHGVAGSHHFLAALPVLALPNGAAAAGYIGGFGLGAILGMAFFSWVLGKWVSRPITPGSRGFRAARLATGGFAIGIGVFWLWTGGM; from the coding sequence GTGGACTTCTTGCTTGCAGCCGCTTTCGGGGCGGGGCTTCTTGCCGGGATCGTGCATGCGCTCACCGGGCCGGATCATTTGGCGGCGATCGCTCCTCTTTCGCTCGAGAGGCGTAGCGGCGCCTGGCGGATCGGGCTTTCCTGGGGGCTCGGGCACAGCGGCGGGGTCTGGGTCTTGAGCGTGCTCGCCTTGGGGCTGCGCGGCGCCGTCCCCACCGCGGTCCTCTCGCACTGGGGGGAGCGGCTCGTGGGAGCGGTGCTGGTGGCCATCGGCGTCTGGTCCTGCCGGCGCGCTCTCCGGAGCCGGATCGCTCTCCCCCTCTCCGCCCCGGGCGACTCCTTTTCTTTCCGCGCGGAGGCGGATCGGGCGGGCCGGACCCACCGCCATCCCGCCCCGCTCGGGATCGGGCTCCTTCACGGAGTGGCGGGAAGCCACCATTTCCTGGCCGCCCTTCCGGTGCTCGCCCTTCCGAACGGGGCGGCGGCTGCCGGATACATCGGCGGCTTCGGACTGGGGGCGATCCTTGGCATGGCCTTCTTTTCCTGGGTCCTGGGGAAATGGGTTTCCCGGCCGATCACGCCCGGAAGCCGGGGCTTTCGGGCCGCCCGCCTGGCGACCGGCGGGTTTGCAATCGGAATCGGGGTCTTCTGGCTCTGGACGGGAGGGATGTAG
- the hypB gene encoding hydrogenase nickel incorporation protein HypB, which yields MCATCGCGGEGHKHGFPHGHDHPHESSEGRRIDLEADLLEANAAFARRNREVFRRGGIFAVNLISSPGSGKTTLLARTLEALRGRIPMAVIEGDQQSDLDAERIRATGVPALQIQTGRSCHLDAHAVSHALEELPLPFRGILWIENVGNLICPALFDLGEGKRVVILSVTEGEDKPRKYPEAFHGADLLLLSKADLLPYVSFSVKECTEFAHRLRPGLDSLLLSAKTGEGMEEWLRWVEDGWLREKAFYQAEEAAE from the coding sequence ATGTGTGCGACTTGCGGATGCGGCGGCGAAGGACACAAGCACGGATTCCCCCACGGACACGACCATCCCCATGAGTCGTCGGAGGGACGGAGGATCGATCTGGAGGCCGACCTGCTCGAGGCCAATGCGGCCTTCGCCCGCCGGAACCGGGAAGTCTTCCGCCGCGGCGGCATCTTCGCGGTCAACCTGATCTCGAGCCCCGGCTCCGGCAAGACGACCCTGCTCGCCCGGACGCTCGAGGCGCTTCGGGGGAGGATTCCCATGGCGGTCATCGAAGGCGATCAGCAGAGCGATCTCGACGCGGAGCGGATCCGCGCGACGGGTGTTCCCGCCCTGCAGATTCAGACCGGCAGGAGCTGTCACCTCGACGCCCACGCGGTGAGCCACGCGCTCGAAGAGCTGCCGCTGCCGTTCCGGGGGATTCTCTGGATCGAGAACGTCGGCAACCTGATTTGTCCCGCGCTCTTCGACCTGGGAGAAGGCAAGCGGGTGGTGATTCTTTCGGTCACCGAAGGGGAGGACAAGCCGCGGAAATATCCCGAGGCCTTTCACGGAGCCGATCTCCTGCTTCTTTCGAAGGCGGATCTCCTCCCCTACGTCAGTTTCTCCGTAAAAGAATGCACCGAGTTCGCCCACCGGCTGCGGCCGGGCCTCGACTCGCTCCTCCTTTCCGCTAAGACGGGAGAGGGGATGGAGGAATGGCTCCGCTGGGTGGAGGATGGGTGGCTTCGCGAGAAGGCGTTTTATCAGGCGGAGGAGGCGGCGGAGTAG
- the hypA gene encoding hydrogenase maturation nickel metallochaperone HypA, whose amino-acid sequence MHELSLCRSILGILQEQAERHRYRRVLRVEVRVGPRAMVEPEAMIFSFGVAARGTLAEGALLEIHPVAARAVCLDCGCEGRVAKLAQPCRQCGSYRLLVKEDIGLRLGEIVVD is encoded by the coding sequence ATGCACGAGCTCTCTCTCTGCCGGTCGATCCTCGGGATTCTCCAAGAGCAGGCCGAGCGCCACCGCTACCGGAGGGTCCTCCGGGTGGAGGTCCGCGTGGGGCCGCGGGCGATGGTGGAGCCGGAGGCGATGATCTTCTCCTTCGGGGTCGCCGCGCGCGGAACCTTGGCCGAGGGAGCGCTTCTCGAGATCCATCCGGTTGCGGCCCGGGCGGTCTGCCTTGATTGCGGATGCGAGGGCCGGGTGGCGAAGCTTGCGCAACCCTGCCGGCAGTGCGGAAGCTATCGATTGTTGGTTAAGGAGGACATCGGGCTCCGCCTGGGGGAGATCGTGGTGGATTGA